In a genomic window of Octopus sinensis linkage group LG16, ASM634580v1, whole genome shotgun sequence:
- the LOC115220410 gene encoding extracellular serine/threonine protein kinase four-jointed encodes MAKTYQPNSGVVCQSSQSNLVVEPCKYSDCESAVTAVIKRFELSMKFIVLFMTGLGFFFGILVGLLIQLPGVTVPSDFVRTSSKDVRVDIKESHHRYQEPTEGPLAQQIQRVIVAREILNEKSHGQMQKTDLAVVQNTNNSLEIKEEILKKSPYPDAPYQETNNQETLLNADVKPEIPINAVLRFTQLSAANNSNKKPSQVVKGAAETKKLAGNSSVVNGVFWQPSVEKLCVVGFSKERRSNWRRKAGILQIVKMEEGCGRMQNRLLTFRDSSKACARYRLNTDQIQGDIFSYYLSQILKISNLPPSIALAVQPRDIKWSDIHEEIAQSQWVEDQVVIVSEWIEGLEPTFIPKEFRNEGLHLNPISDSLSRKSQKELCELVQWSDLIVFDYLIANLDRVVNNMFNKQWNANMMSNPAHNLQKVPSNEQLVFLDNESGLFHGYRLLDKYSSYHHSMLQSLCVFRKSTAKAIERLHFTGDIGKELKEEFIKNEKFHYLIPSLPEKNVKILQERISEVYAQIQKCQDKYTYKTTQ; translated from the coding sequence ATGGCTAAAACATATCAACCGAATTCTGGCGTTGTTTGTCAATCTTCACAGTCTAATTTGGTCGTAGAACCATGCAAATATTCCGACTGTGAGTCAGCTGTGACTGCAGTAATTAAACGGTTTGAATTAAGTATGAAATTTATAGTATTGTTCATGACAGGGCTTGGATTTTTCTTTGGTATTCTTGTTGGCCTGTTAATACAACTTCCGGGTGTGACTGTGCCTTCGGATTTTGTCCGAACCAGCAGCAAGGATGTTCGGGTTGACATCAAAGAGTCCCATCACCGATACCAGGAACCAACAGAAGGTCCACTTGCACAGCAGATACAAAGAGTTATTGTAGCAAgggaaatattaaatgaaaaatctCACGGTCAAATGCAAAAAACCGATTTAGCAGTGGTTCAGAATACGAATAATTCTTTAGAAATCAAAGAAGAGATTTTAAAGAAGAGCCCTTATCCAGATGCTCCTTACCAAGAAACTAACAATCAAGAAACATTACTGAACGCTGATGTGAAACCCGAAATCCCCATCAATGCTGTACTTAGGTTTACTCAGTTGTCGGCAGCTAATAATTCCAATAAAAAACCTTCCCAAGTGGTAAAAGGTGCAGCAGAAACCAAGAAATTGGCAGGAAATTCTTCTGTGGTAAATGGTGTGTTTTGGCAACCTTCTGTAGAGAAATTGTGTGTTGTTGGTTTTTCTAAAGAAAGAAGATCAAATTGGCGGCGGAAAGCTGGCATTCTGCAGATTGTTAAAATGGAAGAAGGATGCGGACGAATGCAAAACAGGTTGCTGACTTTCAGGGATTCCTCAAAAGCCTGTGCTCGCTATCGATTGAATACGGATCAAATTCAAGGAGATATATTTTCTTACTATTTAAGCCAAATCTTAAAAATCAGTAACCTTCCCCCATCCATTGCTCTTGCTGTACAACCAAGAGATATCAAGTGGAGTGACATTCATGAGGAAATTGCGCAATCTCAATGGGTAGAAGATCAAGTAGTTATCGTGTCAGAATGGATTGAGGGTCTTGAACCAACCTTTATACCTAAAGAGTTTCGCAACGAAGGCCTTCACTTAAATCCTATTTCTGACAGCCTGTCGAGAAAAAGTCAAAAAGAACTTTGTGAACTCGTCCAGTGGTCAGATTTAATAGTTTTCGACTATTTAATCGCTAATCTTGACCGCGTTGTTAACAATATGTTCAACAAACAATGGAACGCTAATATGATGAGCAACCCAGCACATAATCTCCAGAAAGTTCCATCGAATGAACAGCTAGTATTTTTGGATAACGAATCTGGATTATTCCACGGATATCGCCTACTTGATAAATATAGTTCGTATCACCATTCCATGTTGCAATCGCTGTGTGTCTTCAGGAAATCGACTGCAAAAGCTATAGAAAGATTACACTTTACTGGAGACATTGGaaaagaactgaaagaagagtTCATCAAGAACGAAAAATTCCATTATTTAATACCAAGTTTACCAGAGAAAAATGTCAAAATCCTTCAGGAACGAATCTCAGAGGTTTATGCACAAATACAAAAATGTcaagacaaatacacatacaaaacaacaCAATAG